Below is a window of Vallicoccus soli DNA.
CCTTCGTGTCCGGCAACGACCACTTCTTCCTCAACCTCGTCATGCCGGCGTGCAAGCTCGCCACCGACGCCGCCCGCGACGTCCCCGGCTCGTCGCTGGTGGTCGCGATGGCGCGCAACGGCACCGAGTTCGGCATCCAGGTGTCCGGCACCGGCGACCGGTGGTTCACCGGCCCGGCCCAGGTGCCGGAGGGGCTGTTCCTCGGCGACTACGGCCCGCAGGACGCCAACCCCGACATCGGCGACTCCGCGATCACCGAGACCGCCGGCATCGGCGGGTTCGCCATGGCCGCCGCGCCGGCGATCGTTCGCTTCGTCGGCGGCGACGTCGAGCTCGCCCTCGCCACGACGCAGCGGATGTACGAGATCACCCTGGCCGAGTCGCCGTCGTACCAGGTGCCGGTGCTCGGCTTCCGCGGCACGCCCACCGGCATCGACGTCACGCGCGTGGTGCGCACCGGGATCCTGCCGCAGATCAACACCGGCATGGCGGGGCGGGTCGCCGGCACGGGGCAGGTGGGCGCCGGGCTCGTCACCCCGCCGCCCGGGGTCTTCACCGCGGCGCTCGCCGCCCTCGCCGAGGCCGCCCCGCCGGCGTGACGGCGCGCCCGGGCGGGTGGGGCACGATGGACGGGCCATGAGCACACCCGCCGCGCCGGTCCCGGCGCCCCCGTCCGAGCGCGAGGGCGTACGGCCCGTCGGCGTCGCCCTGTTCGTCACCGGCATCGCGCTCGTCGCGCTCAACCTGCGCACCCCGCTCGCCGTGGTGCCGCCGCTGACCTCAGCGCTCGAGGACGACCTGGGCCTCAGCGGCCCGGCCGTGGGGCTCCTCACCACCCTGCCCGTGCTCTGCATGGGCCTGTTCGCCCCGCCGGCGCAGCGGCTGGCGCACGCGCACGGCCGCGAGGCCACCGTCGCCCTCGCCCTGCTGTCGCTGCTCGCCGGCACCCTGCTGCGGGTGGCCGGCGACCTGCTCGCGCTGCTCTACGCCGGGACGCTGCTCGTCGGCGTCGGCATCGCGCTCATCGGCACGCTGCTGCCGGGGATCGTCAAGGACTACGCGCCGCGGCGGGCGGGGCTCCTCACGGCCGTCTACCTCTCGGCGATGATGGTGGGCGCCACCGCCGCGTCGGCGCTCGCCGTGCCGCTCGCCGACGCCGCCGGGTCGTGGCGCGAGGCCCTCCTGCTGCCCGTCGTGCTCGTCGTCGCCGGGCTCGTCGGCTGGGCGCCGGTGCTGCGCGGCGCCCGCCGACGGCTCGGCGGGGACCGCGCGGACGCCCCGCGCCGGCGCCTGCCCTGGTCCAGCCCGACCGCCCGCCTGCTCGCGGCGTACCTCGCCGCCCAGTCGCTGCTCTTCTACACCGAGCTCGCGTGGATCGCGCCGACGTTCGTCGAGGAGGGCAGCACGGACGAGGCGGCCGGCGTGCACCTCGCGGCGTTCATGGCCAGCCAGCTCGTCGCCAGCGTCGGCGTGCCGCTGCTCGCGGACCGGCTGCGGGACCGGCGCCCGCTGCTGCTGGGGGTCGTCGGCCTGTCGGTCGTCGGCCTCGCCGGGCTCGTCCTCGCCCCGGTCGGCGGCGGCTGGGCCTGGATGGTGCTGCTGGGGCTCGGAGGCGGCGGCGGGTTCGCGCTGGGGCTCGTGCACCTCGCGGACTGGGCGGACACCCCGGCGACGTCCGCGCGGCTCAGCGGCCTCGGCTTCCTCGTGTCCTACTGCGTCGGCGCCACCGGGCCCACGCTCTTCGGCGCCCTGCGCGACGCGACCGGCGGCGTCACCGCCCCCTGGGTCGCCCTGCTCGCCCTCACCGCCGCCTCGGTCCCGCTCCTGCTGCGCATGACCCCCGACCGGCTGGTCCGCGCCACCGACTGACCCGCGCGGCCGTGAGGCGTGCCCCGCCCCGGCCGCGACCATGCAGCCCCCCGGCCGCGACCATGCAGCC
It encodes the following:
- a CDS encoding MFS transporter, with the protein product MSTPAAPVPAPPSEREGVRPVGVALFVTGIALVALNLRTPLAVVPPLTSALEDDLGLSGPAVGLLTTLPVLCMGLFAPPAQRLAHAHGREATVALALLSLLAGTLLRVAGDLLALLYAGTLLVGVGIALIGTLLPGIVKDYAPRRAGLLTAVYLSAMMVGATAASALAVPLADAAGSWREALLLPVVLVVAGLVGWAPVLRGARRRLGGDRADAPRRRLPWSSPTARLLAAYLAAQSLLFYTELAWIAPTFVEEGSTDEAAGVHLAAFMASQLVASVGVPLLADRLRDRRPLLLGVVGLSVVGLAGLVLAPVGGGWAWMVLLGLGGGGGFALGLVHLADWADTPATSARLSGLGFLVSYCVGATGPTLFGALRDATGGVTAPWVALLALTAASVPLLLRMTPDRLVRATD